One genomic window of Apus apus isolate bApuApu2 chromosome 9, bApuApu2.pri.cur, whole genome shotgun sequence includes the following:
- the LOC127388180 gene encoding semaphorin-3D-like isoform X2, protein MQVPPGRGLPLASLLLCLLLQQPGSSTAWKQHVPRLRLPYKDLLKSNSSHLLLASGDGLDFQALLVDEDRAWLMVGAKNHIFLLHLDHPSREPEKIFWPASREQVEHCQLAGKNVETECANFIRLLQPFNRTHVFACGTGSYQPVCAFIQLGARGKGPGAPAMRLVTHSLESGRGRCPYSPHEPFTGLLVDGELYSGTSSDFMGSSAAFFRTWVHGAEQSYIRTEQNQDHWLHEPAFVGAYAIPDTYNSHDDKVYIFFRETAMEAGQWERRHIHARVARVCKNDVGGKRSLINRWSTFLKARLVCSIPGPQGTETHFEQLEDVFLLRTRDPQNPLIFGLFTVSSGVFSGSAVCIYSMAAVRAAFSGPFAHKEGFDYRWVEYKGRVPYPRPGTCPSETYDPLLRSTKDFPDEVISFMRSHQLMWEPVYPQGHQPILVRVNVPYRLRRLLVHRLETESRHYDVLFLGTDEGKVLKVGLAGGVSRGTEVISLEEISVTKVPSPILDMKLSPKRELFVSSTHGLLQLSLYRCELYGKTCMDCCLARDPYCTWDSKTCAPHLLTEKRRARCQDVLKSDPLSQCQDTSEGTTAVEKLIFGVEKNSTFLECLARSPQTTIRWVVQHGEEMALSEVRNNGHFLVLEQGLLIRQLAREDVGTYECQAVERSFSRPLTRYSLRVIRHEAMEVPPYKRSKGAELGGTHQSPRPHIDLYPGYKGFPRALGAPGTSLDAYCNALRQQERQRQRAWHQKWQHPSPDSKNGRVRRHPQPL, encoded by the exons ATGCAGGTGCCCCCCGGCCGCGGGCTGCCCCTCGCcagccttctcctctgcctcctcctgcagcagccgggcagcagcacagcttggaAGCAGCACGTCCCGCGCCTTCGCCTCCCGTACAAAG ATCTGCTGAAATCCAACAGCTCTCACCTGTTGCTGGCCTCTGGGGATGGGCTGGATTTCCAAGCCCTCTTGGTGGATGAAGACAGAGCCTGGCTGATGGTGGGAGCAAAAAACCACATCTTCCTGCTCCACCTGGACCATCCCAGCAGAGAGCCTGAGAAG ATTTTCTGGCCAGCCTCCAGGGAGCAGGTGGAACACTGCCAGCTGGCGGGGAAGAACGTGGAG ACGGAGTGTGCCAACTTCATCCGCCTCCTCCAGCCCTTCAACAGGACCCATGTGTTCGCCTGTGGGACTGGCTCCTACCAGCCTGTCTGTGCCTTCATCCAGCTGGGAGCCAGGGGGAAG GGTCCTGGGGCTCCAGCCATGCGGTTAGTGACCCACTCCTTGGAATCAGGGCGAGGACGGTGCCCCTACAGCCCCCATGAACCCTTCACAGGACTTCTTGTTG ATGGGGAGCTCTATTCGGGCACCTCCAGTGACTTCATGGGCAGCAGCGCTGCCTTCTTCCGGACCTGGGTCCACGGCGCCGAGCAGAGCTACATCCGGACAGAGCAGAACCAGGACCACTGGCTACATG AGCCCGCGTTTGTTGGCGCCTATGCCATCCCTGATACCTACAACTCGCACGATGACAAGGTCTACATCTTCTTCCGTGAGACAGCCATGGAAGCTGGGCAGTGGGAGCGGCGGCACATCCACGCCAGGGTGGCCCGGGTCTGCAAG AACGATGTAGGAGGGAAGCGCAGCCTCATCAACCGCTGGAGCACGTTCCTCAAGGCCCGCCTGGTGTGCTCCATACCTGGGCCCCAGGGCACCGAGACCCACTTTGAGCAGCTGG aggatgttttccttctccGCACCCGAGACCCCCAGAATCCTCTCATCTTTGGCCTCTTCACTGTCTCCAG TGGTGTCTTCAGTGGCTCTGCTGTCTGTATCTACTCCATGGCTGCTGTGAGAGCTGCCTTCAGTGGCCCCTTTGCTCACAAGGAGGGATTTGACTACCGCTGGGTGGAATACAAGGGGCGTGTCCCCTATCCTCGTCCTGGCACG TGCCCCAGCGAGACGTACGACCCCCTGCTGCGGTCCACCAAGGACTTCCCCGATGAGGTGATCAGCTTCATGCGCAGCCACCAGCTGATGTGGGAGCCCGTGTACCCACAGGGCCACCAGCCCATCCTGGTGAGGGTCAACGTCCCCTACCGGCTGCGGCGGCTGCTGGTGCACAGGCTGGAGACGGAGAGCAGGCACTACGACGTGCTCTTCCTTGGCACAG ATGAAGGTAAAGTCCTGAAGGTGGGGCTGGCTGGTGGGGTGAGCCGTGGCACTGAGGTGATCAGCCTGGAGGAGATCAGCGTCACCAAG gtACCTTCTCCCATCCTGGACATGAAGTTATCACCGAAGAGG gagctgtttgTGAGCAGCACCCAcgggctgctccagctctccctgTACCGCTGCGAGCTCTATGGCAAAACCTGCATGGACTGCTGCCTAGCCAGGGACCCTTACTGCACCTGGGACAGCAAGACCTGTGCCCCTCACCTGCTCACCGAGAAGAG ACGTGCCCGCTGCCAGGATGTGCTGAAGTCTGACCCTCTCAGCCAGTGCCAGGACACCTCAGAGG GGACCACTGCTGTGGAGAAGCTAATTTTTGGGGTGGAGAAGAACTCAACCTTCCTCGAGTGCCTGGCGCGCTCCCCGCAGACGACCATCCGGTGGGTGGTGCAGCACGGTGAGGAGATGGCCCTGAGCGAG GTCAGGAACAATGGGCACTTcttggtgctggagcaggggctgctgatCCGCCAGCTGGCAAGGGAGGACGTGGGCACTTACGAGTGCCAGGCTGTGGAACGCTCCTTCTCCCGGCCCCTCACCCGATACAGCCTCAGAGTCATCAGACATGAAGCCATGGAGGTGCCACCTTACAAACGGAGCAAAGGGGCCGAGCTGGGAGGGACCCACCAGAGCCCCCGACCCCACATTGACCTGTACCCGGGCTACAAGGGGTTCCCGCGGGCCCTGGGGGCGCCGGGCACCAGCCTGGATGCCTACTGCAATGCCCTGCGGCAGCAGGAGCGGCAGCGGCAGAGAGCCTGGCACCAGAAGTGGCAGCACCCATCCCCGGACAGCAAGAACGGCCGCGTGCGGAGGCACCCGCAGCCCCTGTGA
- the LOC127388180 gene encoding semaphorin-3D-like isoform X1 — protein MQVPPGRGLPLASLLLCLLLQQPGSSTAWKQHVPRLRLPYKDLLKSNSSHLLLASGDGLDFQALLVDEDRAWLMVGAKNHIFLLHLDHPSREPEKIFWPASREQVEHCQLAGKNVETECANFIRLLQPFNRTHVFACGTGSYQPVCAFIQLGARGKGPGAPAMRLVTHSLESGRGRCPYSPHEPFTGLLVDGELYSGTSSDFMGSSAAFFRTWVHGAEQSYIRTEQNQDHWLHEPAFVGAYAIPDTYNSHDDKVYIFFRETAMEAGQWERRHIHARVARVCKNDVGGKRSLINRWSTFLKARLVCSIPGPQGTETHFEQLEDVFLLRTRDPQNPLIFGLFTVSSGVFSGSAVCIYSMAAVRAAFSGPFAHKEGFDYRWVEYKGRVPYPRPGTCPSETYDPLLRSTKDFPDEVISFMRSHQLMWEPVYPQGHQPILVRVNVPYRLRRLLVHRLETESRHYDVLFLGTDEGKVLKVGLAGGVSRGTEVISLEEISVTKVPSPILDMKLSPKRQELFVSSTHGLLQLSLYRCELYGKTCMDCCLARDPYCTWDSKTCAPHLLTEKRRARCQDVLKSDPLSQCQDTSEGTTAVEKLIFGVEKNSTFLECLARSPQTTIRWVVQHGEEMALSEVRNNGHFLVLEQGLLIRQLAREDVGTYECQAVERSFSRPLTRYSLRVIRHEAMEVPPYKRSKGAELGGTHQSPRPHIDLYPGYKGFPRALGAPGTSLDAYCNALRQQERQRQRAWHQKWQHPSPDSKNGRVRRHPQPL, from the exons ATGCAGGTGCCCCCCGGCCGCGGGCTGCCCCTCGCcagccttctcctctgcctcctcctgcagcagccgggcagcagcacagcttggaAGCAGCACGTCCCGCGCCTTCGCCTCCCGTACAAAG ATCTGCTGAAATCCAACAGCTCTCACCTGTTGCTGGCCTCTGGGGATGGGCTGGATTTCCAAGCCCTCTTGGTGGATGAAGACAGAGCCTGGCTGATGGTGGGAGCAAAAAACCACATCTTCCTGCTCCACCTGGACCATCCCAGCAGAGAGCCTGAGAAG ATTTTCTGGCCAGCCTCCAGGGAGCAGGTGGAACACTGCCAGCTGGCGGGGAAGAACGTGGAG ACGGAGTGTGCCAACTTCATCCGCCTCCTCCAGCCCTTCAACAGGACCCATGTGTTCGCCTGTGGGACTGGCTCCTACCAGCCTGTCTGTGCCTTCATCCAGCTGGGAGCCAGGGGGAAG GGTCCTGGGGCTCCAGCCATGCGGTTAGTGACCCACTCCTTGGAATCAGGGCGAGGACGGTGCCCCTACAGCCCCCATGAACCCTTCACAGGACTTCTTGTTG ATGGGGAGCTCTATTCGGGCACCTCCAGTGACTTCATGGGCAGCAGCGCTGCCTTCTTCCGGACCTGGGTCCACGGCGCCGAGCAGAGCTACATCCGGACAGAGCAGAACCAGGACCACTGGCTACATG AGCCCGCGTTTGTTGGCGCCTATGCCATCCCTGATACCTACAACTCGCACGATGACAAGGTCTACATCTTCTTCCGTGAGACAGCCATGGAAGCTGGGCAGTGGGAGCGGCGGCACATCCACGCCAGGGTGGCCCGGGTCTGCAAG AACGATGTAGGAGGGAAGCGCAGCCTCATCAACCGCTGGAGCACGTTCCTCAAGGCCCGCCTGGTGTGCTCCATACCTGGGCCCCAGGGCACCGAGACCCACTTTGAGCAGCTGG aggatgttttccttctccGCACCCGAGACCCCCAGAATCCTCTCATCTTTGGCCTCTTCACTGTCTCCAG TGGTGTCTTCAGTGGCTCTGCTGTCTGTATCTACTCCATGGCTGCTGTGAGAGCTGCCTTCAGTGGCCCCTTTGCTCACAAGGAGGGATTTGACTACCGCTGGGTGGAATACAAGGGGCGTGTCCCCTATCCTCGTCCTGGCACG TGCCCCAGCGAGACGTACGACCCCCTGCTGCGGTCCACCAAGGACTTCCCCGATGAGGTGATCAGCTTCATGCGCAGCCACCAGCTGATGTGGGAGCCCGTGTACCCACAGGGCCACCAGCCCATCCTGGTGAGGGTCAACGTCCCCTACCGGCTGCGGCGGCTGCTGGTGCACAGGCTGGAGACGGAGAGCAGGCACTACGACGTGCTCTTCCTTGGCACAG ATGAAGGTAAAGTCCTGAAGGTGGGGCTGGCTGGTGGGGTGAGCCGTGGCACTGAGGTGATCAGCCTGGAGGAGATCAGCGTCACCAAG gtACCTTCTCCCATCCTGGACATGAAGTTATCACCGAAGAGG caggagctgtttgTGAGCAGCACCCAcgggctgctccagctctccctgTACCGCTGCGAGCTCTATGGCAAAACCTGCATGGACTGCTGCCTAGCCAGGGACCCTTACTGCACCTGGGACAGCAAGACCTGTGCCCCTCACCTGCTCACCGAGAAGAG ACGTGCCCGCTGCCAGGATGTGCTGAAGTCTGACCCTCTCAGCCAGTGCCAGGACACCTCAGAGG GGACCACTGCTGTGGAGAAGCTAATTTTTGGGGTGGAGAAGAACTCAACCTTCCTCGAGTGCCTGGCGCGCTCCCCGCAGACGACCATCCGGTGGGTGGTGCAGCACGGTGAGGAGATGGCCCTGAGCGAG GTCAGGAACAATGGGCACTTcttggtgctggagcaggggctgctgatCCGCCAGCTGGCAAGGGAGGACGTGGGCACTTACGAGTGCCAGGCTGTGGAACGCTCCTTCTCCCGGCCCCTCACCCGATACAGCCTCAGAGTCATCAGACATGAAGCCATGGAGGTGCCACCTTACAAACGGAGCAAAGGGGCCGAGCTGGGAGGGACCCACCAGAGCCCCCGACCCCACATTGACCTGTACCCGGGCTACAAGGGGTTCCCGCGGGCCCTGGGGGCGCCGGGCACCAGCCTGGATGCCTACTGCAATGCCCTGCGGCAGCAGGAGCGGCAGCGGCAGAGAGCCTGGCACCAGAAGTGGCAGCACCCATCCCCGGACAGCAAGAACGGCCGCGTGCGGAGGCACCCGCAGCCCCTGTGA